A single region of the Legionella oakridgensis ATCC 33761 = DSM 21215 genome encodes:
- a CDS encoding SGNH/GDSL hydrolase family protein, with protein MDDKDIADAVIARDKRILRAVYDSYSLDDDRFVNYRGKVWVRSYCEGGLMSHDYSWTLSSSIPRFFSRIILSALTDMRKKILQYDDKHHISHQQKAETLVIEWSGANDLVTVNAKPSFEEVDKAMAARIQNAKKLMAAGYRHFILFNLPDLSLTPRFQAKSEKEREEARQCSLYFNTQLQNACEQLNRDYPHCIVNVFDVNTEFLNIYQNPARYYFDPEKRAIAYTDSEDFDDPSDGSSPARGYLFYDDLHPSADMHALLASHFYSRLSTQYELLEPDRVLKSKRACSEEALLASFRKQYKTSLDKDKQGFFYAFQHPRIDYKQASLEEILRHALQEGGTRTRHVLKELGWLSKKGELMLDVPVLQQAMANISGSAPLTIIKSG; from the coding sequence TTGGATGATAAGGATATTGCTGATGCCGTCATTGCTCGCGACAAACGTATTTTGCGAGCAGTTTATGACAGTTACTCCCTCGATGATGACCGATTTGTGAATTATCGCGGCAAGGTATGGGTAAGAAGTTACTGTGAAGGCGGGCTTATGTCTCATGACTACAGTTGGACACTGAGTTCAAGCATTCCCCGTTTTTTCAGCCGCATTATATTATCGGCGTTGACGGACATGCGAAAAAAGATATTACAATATGATGACAAACATCATATTTCCCACCAACAAAAAGCAGAAACGCTCGTGATTGAATGGTCGGGAGCCAATGATTTGGTTACTGTGAATGCCAAACCTTCTTTTGAAGAAGTGGATAAAGCGATGGCAGCAAGAATTCAAAATGCTAAAAAGCTTATGGCTGCAGGTTATCGGCATTTTATTTTATTTAATCTTCCTGACTTATCGCTAACCCCTCGCTTTCAGGCAAAATCTGAAAAAGAACGTGAAGAAGCCAGGCAATGTTCTTTGTATTTCAACACACAATTACAGAATGCTTGTGAGCAATTGAATCGTGATTATCCGCATTGTATCGTGAATGTTTTTGATGTAAATACTGAATTCTTAAACATCTATCAAAATCCAGCACGCTATTATTTTGACCCGGAAAAACGAGCGATTGCTTATACAGACTCTGAAGATTTTGATGACCCATCCGATGGTTCTTCTCCTGCCAGAGGATACCTGTTTTATGATGACTTGCATCCTTCAGCGGACATGCACGCCTTATTAGCGTCTCATTTTTATTCGCGCTTATCGACACAGTATGAACTCCTGGAGCCCGATCGAGTATTAAAATCCAAAAGAGCATGTTCTGAAGAAGCGTTGCTTGCCTCGTTTCGCAAGCAGTATAAAACGTCTCTTGATAAGGACAAGCAAGGATTTTTTTATGCTTTTCAGCATCCCAGAATTGATTATAAACAGGCTTCTTTAGAGGAGATATTGCGTCATGCTCTTCAGGAGGGTGGGACAAGAACGCGTCATGTATTAAAGGAGCTTGGCTGGCTAAGCAAAAAAGGGGAGTTGATGCTGGATGTTCCTGTCTTACAACAGGCGATGGCTAATATTTCTGGGAGTGCACCATTGACAATCATCAAAAGTGGCTAA
- a CDS encoding TIGR00730 family Rossman fold protein → MKSICVYLGANLGQEQAFSQCTVQMGQELVRRNYRLVYGGSSHGLMGILANTVLDCGGKVTGIIPKHLIAQEEPLETLDELFITENMQERKLMMQQHSDAFIVMPGGLGTLEEAFETWDAIKIGVVNKPLGFLNVGNFYDGLFSFITHCVHHKFISQSQMRIPKIHSNPTLLLNDMFEQSLETLV, encoded by the coding sequence ATGAAATCTATTTGTGTCTATTTAGGTGCTAACCTTGGTCAAGAACAAGCATTTTCTCAATGCACCGTGCAAATGGGGCAAGAGCTTGTTCGACGCAATTACAGATTGGTATATGGTGGCTCAAGCCATGGACTAATGGGCATTTTAGCTAATACCGTTTTGGATTGTGGTGGGAAAGTTACTGGCATCATACCAAAACATCTCATTGCACAAGAAGAACCGTTGGAAACCTTGGATGAGCTGTTCATCACCGAAAACATGCAAGAACGCAAATTGATGATGCAACAACACTCTGATGCCTTTATCGTCATGCCTGGCGGATTAGGAACGTTGGAAGAAGCATTTGAAACTTGGGACGCAATTAAAATTGGAGTCGTCAATAAACCGCTGGGATTTCTCAACGTAGGCAATTTCTACGATGGTTTATTTTCTTTTATTACCCATTGCGTGCATCATAAATTCATTTCTCAAAGCCAAATGCGCATCCCCAAAATTCATTCCAATCCTACGCTTTTACTCAATGACATGTTTGAGCAATCTTTAGAAACGTTAGTTTAA
- a CDS encoding efflux RND transporter periplasmic adaptor subunit — MNQDRKLKLIKTTAMIIVVVLLAYFIVFHKTKSTTPALQPPVVIVKKPILAEMAEYITETGNTVAYNSVNLVARVEGYLDAIKFTDGTFVKKGQELFVIEPQPYLDQLKEAQASVAAQKANLAYNKAEYARQQQMYKENATSLNSVQKWLAKQEESEADVAKAEANANSAGITYSYTHVLAPFDGRIGRHLIDVGNLVGNGKATDLATIEQIDPIYVYFNVNELDLIKIRTAARARGFKPSDINKIPVYVGMQNEAGFPHEGRLDFVNTGLNASTGTMEFRALFPNKNYTLVPGLFVHVRIAISKPSPRLTVPDTAVQSDQIGPYLLVVDKNNIVVTKRVEIGGLEQGMRAITKGLDAQDDVIVSGLQNATPGNPVTPQFSS, encoded by the coding sequence ATGAATCAAGATAGAAAATTAAAATTAATAAAAACCACTGCCATGATCATTGTGGTTGTTCTTCTTGCTTATTTTATTGTGTTTCATAAAACAAAAAGTACTACCCCAGCGCTACAACCTCCGGTTGTTATTGTTAAAAAACCAATATTAGCTGAGATGGCTGAATACATCACAGAAACAGGCAATACGGTGGCTTATAATTCGGTGAATTTAGTCGCGCGTGTTGAAGGCTATCTTGACGCAATCAAATTTACCGACGGTACTTTTGTTAAAAAAGGACAAGAGCTGTTTGTTATCGAACCTCAACCCTATTTGGATCAACTTAAGGAAGCCCAGGCGTCTGTCGCTGCCCAAAAAGCGAATCTTGCCTATAATAAAGCAGAGTATGCCCGCCAGCAGCAAATGTATAAAGAAAATGCGACTTCTCTAAACAGCGTGCAAAAATGGCTGGCCAAACAAGAAGAATCCGAGGCAGACGTCGCCAAGGCCGAAGCAAATGCTAATAGTGCTGGCATCACTTATAGCTATACTCATGTTTTAGCTCCCTTTGATGGACGAATCGGTCGTCATTTGATTGACGTAGGAAATCTGGTCGGCAACGGCAAAGCGACTGATTTGGCAACCATTGAACAAATTGACCCCATCTATGTGTACTTTAATGTCAATGAGCTGGATTTAATTAAAATTCGTACGGCAGCGCGAGCTCGAGGCTTTAAACCATCTGATATTAATAAAATTCCGGTGTATGTTGGCATGCAGAATGAGGCAGGATTTCCACATGAAGGTCGACTTGACTTCGTTAATACCGGTCTTAATGCATCTACCGGAACGATGGAATTTCGCGCCCTATTCCCTAATAAAAATTACACTTTGGTACCTGGTCTTTTTGTGCACGTACGCATTGCCATCAGTAAACCCTCACCACGACTAACGGTACCCGATACCGCTGTTCAATCCGATCAAATTGGTCCTTATTTACTCGTGGTTGATAAAAATAATATAGTCGTTACGAAACGAGTAGAAATTGGTGGTTTAGAGCAAGGCATGAGGGCGATTACTAAAGGACTTGATGCCCAAGACGATGTCATTGTTAGTGGATTGCAAAATGCCACACCTGGCAATCCAGTCACTCCTCAATTCTCTTCATGA
- the thiD gene encoding bifunctional hydroxymethylpyrimidine kinase/phosphomethylpyrimidine kinase gives MNKKNHPCVLTIAGTDPSGGAGIQADIKAISATGSYAASVITALVAQNTQGVQAILDVPASFIRQQLDSVCQDLNIISVKIGMLYNIDVIDVVTQSLQVYKPKHVVLDPVMVAKNGSPLLKIETLAYLKDRLFPNVHLLTPNLFEAEKILNAAITTREDMADAAKTMAEAYGVNVLLKGGHLNSLQASDVLYSIKTRTMTWFHAKRIVTKNTHGTGCSLSAAIASFLAQEEPLETAIGFAKHYLANALASGSHRHIGHGHGPIDHFYFLEDLRAHLATHAACR, from the coding sequence TGACCATTGCCGGAACTGATCCTTCGGGTGGTGCTGGAATCCAGGCAGATATTAAAGCGATTTCAGCAACCGGTAGCTATGCGGCTTCTGTCATTACTGCGCTTGTTGCGCAAAATACCCAAGGCGTGCAGGCCATTTTAGACGTGCCGGCTTCTTTTATTCGGCAGCAACTTGATTCAGTTTGTCAGGATTTGAATATTATTAGTGTGAAAATTGGCATGTTATACAACATAGACGTCATTGATGTGGTCACTCAGTCTCTCCAGGTTTACAAACCCAAGCATGTGGTACTCGATCCGGTGATGGTGGCAAAAAATGGCTCGCCGCTGCTTAAAATAGAAACTCTTGCTTATCTTAAAGACAGACTTTTTCCAAACGTTCATCTACTTACTCCAAACTTGTTTGAGGCAGAAAAGATATTGAATGCTGCGATTACAACCAGGGAGGACATGGCTGATGCTGCAAAAACAATGGCAGAAGCATATGGCGTTAATGTCTTACTTAAGGGAGGTCATTTAAATTCTTTACAAGCTTCTGATGTGCTTTATTCCATCAAAACACGAACCATGACATGGTTTCATGCCAAACGCATTGTTACTAAAAATACGCATGGAACTGGCTGCAGTTTATCCGCTGCCATCGCTTCCTTCCTAGCTCAGGAAGAGCCGTTGGAAACGGCGATTGGATTTGCAAAACACTATCTTGCTAATGCGCTTGCATCGGGAAGTCATAGGCATATTGGTCATGGCCATGGCCCAATTGATCATTTTTATTTTTTGGAAGATTTACGTGCCCATCTTGCAACACATGCTGCGTGTCGCTGA
- a CDS encoding DUF4440 domain-containing protein, which yields MHEEIFKTIIRQENQLLARKEPVSNLIDLIDDEFMEIGKYGEMHDKAEVARWLMSDERSEYYGVQFDAKQLADEVILLTYISENKENQGANRKQVFRSSIWRLHQGKWRMVFHQGTPLSGQK from the coding sequence ATGCATGAGGAAATCTTTAAGACGATCATCCGACAGGAAAATCAATTACTAGCGAGAAAAGAGCCTGTTTCAAATTTAATTGATTTAATTGATGATGAGTTTATGGAAATTGGAAAATACGGTGAAATGCATGACAAAGCAGAAGTTGCTCGCTGGTTGATGAGTGATGAACGCTCAGAATACTATGGTGTTCAGTTTGATGCCAAACAACTGGCTGATGAAGTTATCCTGCTGACGTATATCAGTGAAAACAAAGAAAATCAGGGTGCAAATCGTAAGCAAGTGTTCCGTTCTTCCATATGGCGGTTGCATCAAGGAAAGTGGCGGATGGTTTTTCATCAGGGAACGCCTCTTTCCGGTCAAAAATGA
- a CDS encoding amidohydrolase family protein, with protein MTAIDLEAHFYTKAIFEYLRKQDTFPRLVKEKEPDSYNLWFTKQIALFQSTAFINQLCDLGESRINAMDKAGIDIQVLSFSSPGIDEFDADHKFSGSAAIELNDLLYETIKQHPTRFLGFATISPYDVSQGVRELERAITKLKFVGWLAHSNFGENNYFDDKKYWPLLEAAESLNIPIYLHPTTPLTKEFGQYGFALAGPPLGFQTDVALCALRMIYAGVFDAFPKLKIILGHMGEMLPFLMPDRIDWAYSNPQISKLPGFIKQRPDIKRIPSQVILENFYVTTSGRFSKELLDYTLKIMGEHRVMLATDYPYENANQSMDFLKTSGLSDSLYQKICSKNAEKLGIKLPSQSSAYS; from the coding sequence ATGACTGCAATTGATCTTGAAGCGCATTTTTATACCAAAGCTATCTTTGAGTACCTACGAAAACAGGATACTTTTCCCCGATTGGTGAAAGAAAAAGAACCCGATTCTTACAATCTATGGTTTACTAAACAAATAGCGCTTTTTCAAAGCACCGCTTTTATCAATCAGTTGTGTGATCTTGGTGAAAGTCGGATTAATGCAATGGATAAAGCCGGCATAGATATTCAAGTTCTTAGCTTTTCTTCGCCGGGAATTGATGAATTCGATGCTGATCATAAATTTTCAGGGTCAGCGGCTATAGAATTAAATGATTTGCTTTATGAAACCATCAAACAACATCCGACCCGTTTCCTTGGGTTTGCTACCATTTCTCCTTATGATGTTTCTCAGGGTGTAAGGGAGTTGGAGCGAGCGATTACAAAATTAAAATTTGTCGGTTGGCTTGCTCATTCCAATTTTGGCGAAAATAACTATTTCGATGATAAAAAATATTGGCCATTGCTGGAAGCTGCTGAATCCTTAAATATACCCATTTACCTTCATCCGACAACACCTTTGACCAAAGAATTTGGTCAATATGGTTTTGCGTTGGCAGGACCGCCACTGGGATTTCAGACGGATGTGGCCTTATGCGCCTTGCGTATGATATACGCTGGTGTATTTGATGCATTTCCTAAATTGAAGATTATTCTTGGTCATATGGGGGAAATGCTTCCTTTTTTAATGCCAGACAGAATAGATTGGGCCTATAGCAACCCACAAATATCGAAGTTGCCGGGATTTATTAAGCAACGCCCTGATATTAAACGTATACCATCGCAAGTGATTCTTGAAAATTTTTACGTTACCACCAGTGGTCGTTTTTCTAAAGAGTTGCTGGACTATACATTAAAAATTATGGGTGAACATCGTGTCATGTTGGCAACCGACTATCCGTATGAAAATGCAAATCAATCCATGGATTTTCTTAAGACGAGCGGGCTGTCAGATAGCCTCTATCAGAAAATATGCTCAAAAAATGCTGAAAAACTGGGAATCAAATTACCATCTCAGTCATCAGCATATTCCTGA
- a CDS encoding efflux RND transporter permease subunit, translated as MISKFFIERPVLANVIALMLMFLGLIFIAVLPVSQYPAIVPPTIQVTTNYPGADAKTLINTVALPIEQQVNGVENMLYMQSTSTNSGNYNLIVTFAIGTDLNFAQVLVQNRVQAAMAQLPQPVQQQGVLVQQKSTAILQFITLTSEHGEYDGLFLNNYATINMQDELSRLPGVGNVVIFGSGTYAMRIWLDPQKMRAFSLTPREVLEAISNQNKEVSAGQIGNPPTVGPQAYQLTVNVPGQLADPEQFGDIIIKSQATEADENANASSSAQIIRVRDVGRVELGSSTYSQLAKLNGKPTAAIGIFQLPGANALQVASEVRKTVDKMAKKFPPGMQYSIPFDTTIFVKASVDEVYKTLFEAGILVLLVIVVFLQNFRATLVPATTVPVTIIGTFIAMFMLGYSINLLTLFALVLAIGIVVDDAIVIVEGVTQHIERGIPPKEAAIQTMKELFGPIIGITLVLMAVFVPAGFMPGLTGSMYAQFALVIAATAFISAINAMTLKPTQCALWLKPIDENKPKNIFFRTFDRLYNPVEAAYVRFMDRLVHHSGRVCLIGIVLVACAIFGLSRIPTGFIPIEDQGYVILSVLLPDGASLQRTEAVLDKLSKEASKVAGVANVIAIDGISLLDNNSSLANAGVVYVMFKDWSVRGKNEDLLAMYKTFNDIATKTLDAKVLVVVPPPIQGLGLSGGFQMQVELQDGSFDYKKLQDVTDQLIHYSTQWPEVQKLMTSFRSSVPQLLAPINRTKAESLGVSIGDAFDTLQTYLGSSYVNLFTKFGQVFQVYVQADASSRMTIEDVRNYYVKNQSGEMVPLGTLTDMVPAVGPGIISLYNLYPSSSINGMAGTGYSSGQAMQTMEKLAQQLLPAGVSYEWTSTAYQEKIAGNLSYFIFILSLILVYMILSGQYENWLTPAAIILSVPLALIGTVLVLSLLGLANNMYTQIGILLLIALAAKNAILIVEVAREERLIHNKSIIEAAVLGAKTRFRPILMTSFAFIMGVMPLVFASGAGANARRSIGIAVASGMLASTCLAVVFVPVFYVLIQSWQERRRLQKERRLAG; from the coding sequence ATGATTTCTAAATTCTTCATTGAGCGCCCAGTACTAGCAAACGTTATTGCATTAATGCTAATGTTTCTTGGTTTGATCTTTATTGCAGTTTTACCAGTATCACAATACCCGGCGATTGTTCCTCCAACCATTCAGGTAACCACAAATTACCCAGGTGCTGATGCAAAAACATTAATTAATACCGTCGCGCTTCCTATTGAACAACAAGTCAATGGGGTGGAAAATATGCTTTACATGCAATCCACCAGCACCAATAGCGGCAATTATAATTTAATCGTTACCTTTGCAATTGGAACTGATCTCAATTTTGCACAAGTGTTAGTACAAAACCGCGTGCAAGCAGCCATGGCGCAACTACCACAACCAGTTCAACAGCAAGGTGTCTTAGTACAACAAAAATCCACGGCCATTTTACAATTTATTACTCTAACCTCTGAGCATGGGGAATACGACGGATTATTTCTTAATAATTATGCCACCATCAACATGCAAGATGAATTGTCACGTCTTCCTGGTGTAGGAAATGTGGTTATTTTTGGTTCAGGCACGTACGCTATGAGAATATGGCTTGACCCACAAAAAATGCGAGCGTTTTCTTTAACACCACGTGAAGTACTTGAAGCGATTAGCAATCAAAATAAGGAAGTGTCTGCTGGGCAAATTGGTAACCCGCCAACGGTTGGCCCGCAGGCCTATCAATTGACCGTCAATGTTCCTGGCCAACTTGCTGACCCAGAGCAATTTGGCGATATTATTATTAAATCACAAGCCACAGAAGCGGATGAGAATGCCAATGCCAGCAGTAGTGCGCAGATCATACGTGTTCGTGATGTAGGCCGCGTGGAACTTGGTTCCTCCACCTATAGTCAACTTGCCAAACTGAATGGGAAGCCCACAGCGGCCATCGGAATATTCCAGCTCCCGGGCGCCAATGCCCTGCAAGTCGCCAGTGAAGTGCGCAAAACTGTAGATAAAATGGCAAAAAAATTCCCTCCGGGAATGCAATACTCTATCCCTTTTGATACCACCATCTTCGTCAAAGCATCCGTCGACGAAGTATATAAAACACTCTTTGAAGCAGGCATTTTAGTCTTGCTTGTCATTGTTGTTTTCTTACAGAATTTTCGGGCAACCCTGGTTCCGGCAACCACAGTTCCCGTAACCATTATTGGAACATTCATAGCCATGTTTATGCTGGGTTACAGCATTAACTTGCTGACTCTATTTGCATTGGTATTAGCTATTGGTATCGTGGTGGATGATGCCATCGTTATCGTTGAAGGGGTCACTCAACATATCGAGCGAGGCATCCCTCCCAAAGAAGCAGCCATTCAAACCATGAAAGAATTGTTTGGACCAATTATTGGCATCACTTTAGTGCTTATGGCGGTGTTTGTACCAGCCGGATTCATGCCGGGCTTAACTGGCTCAATGTATGCGCAATTTGCTTTGGTCATTGCCGCGACTGCATTTATTAGTGCTATTAATGCCATGACTCTTAAACCTACTCAATGTGCTTTATGGCTTAAACCGATCGATGAAAACAAACCCAAAAATATTTTTTTCCGCACTTTTGACCGACTATACAACCCAGTAGAAGCAGCATACGTACGTTTTATGGATCGCCTCGTGCACCATAGCGGTCGCGTTTGTTTAATTGGGATTGTATTAGTTGCTTGCGCAATTTTTGGGCTTAGTCGAATTCCAACCGGTTTTATCCCTATCGAAGACCAAGGCTATGTTATTTTAAGTGTTTTATTGCCGGATGGCGCCAGTTTGCAGCGCACTGAAGCGGTTTTAGATAAACTAAGTAAAGAAGCATCGAAAGTGGCTGGCGTTGCAAACGTCATCGCAATTGATGGAATTTCACTGTTAGACAATAACTCAAGTCTTGCCAATGCCGGGGTTGTCTACGTTATGTTTAAAGATTGGAGTGTACGCGGTAAAAACGAAGATTTGCTGGCCATGTATAAAACATTTAATGACATTGCTACAAAAACACTCGATGCCAAAGTATTGGTTGTTGTACCCCCACCGATCCAAGGTTTAGGGTTGTCAGGTGGTTTCCAAATGCAGGTTGAATTACAAGATGGCTCATTTGATTATAAAAAATTACAAGACGTCACAGATCAGCTCATCCATTACTCTACTCAATGGCCAGAAGTACAAAAATTAATGACTTCCTTTCGCTCTTCAGTACCGCAACTGTTAGCCCCTATTAATCGAACAAAAGCAGAATCTTTAGGTGTTTCCATTGGCGATGCCTTTGATACATTACAAACCTATCTTGGTTCTTCTTACGTTAATCTTTTTACAAAATTTGGACAGGTATTCCAAGTGTATGTGCAAGCGGATGCCTCCTCACGAATGACGATTGAAGACGTACGTAACTATTATGTAAAAAATCAATCCGGTGAAATGGTGCCGCTGGGTACCCTGACTGATATGGTGCCAGCCGTAGGTCCTGGGATTATATCCCTTTACAATCTTTACCCTTCCAGTAGTATCAATGGCATGGCAGGAACGGGCTACAGCTCGGGACAAGCCATGCAAACTATGGAAAAACTGGCACAGCAATTATTGCCAGCTGGAGTATCTTACGAATGGACGAGTACCGCTTATCAAGAAAAGATAGCTGGGAATCTCAGTTACTTTATTTTTATTTTGTCGCTGATTTTGGTCTATATGATTTTATCTGGGCAATATGAAAACTGGCTCACTCCCGCCGCCATCATTCTTAGCGTGCCCTTGGCATTAATTGGTACTGTCTTGGTTCTGTCTCTATTAGGCTTGGCTAATAACATGTACACGCAAATTGGTATATTATTGCTCATTGCTTTAGCCGCCAAAAATGCCATCTTGATTGTTGAAGTTGCCCGTGAAGAACGGCTCATTCATAATAAATCCATTATAGAAGCAGCCGTTCTAGGAGCAAAAACACGTTTTCGGCCCATTTTAATGACGTCCTTTGCATTCATCATGGGAGTCATGCCATTAGTCTTTGCCAGTGGAGCAGGAGCCAATGCACGGCGCTCTATTGGTATTGCGGTAGCCAGTGGTATGCTGGCTTCTACTTGTCTTGCTGTGGTATTTGTCCCAGTTTTTTACGTGCTGATACAAAGCTGGCAAGAACGCAGACGATTGCAAAAAGAAAGACGTTTAGCGGGCTAA
- a CDS encoding YbjQ family protein: MSIPVTTSNSIDGHPIKQYLGIARGIVVRSPTIAQGFMGGLKSIVGGKIGAYTQMCEHGREEAYQLMLAHAQELGANAIIAMRYDTGELGQVGTEVLCYGTAVII; encoded by the coding sequence ATGTCTATACCAGTAACAACCAGCAACTCGATTGATGGGCATCCCATCAAACAATATCTAGGCATTGCTCGAGGAATTGTGGTTCGCTCTCCAACCATCGCACAGGGATTCATGGGGGGACTAAAATCCATTGTTGGGGGTAAAATCGGTGCCTACACACAAATGTGTGAGCATGGGCGGGAAGAAGCTTATCAACTCATGTTAGCGCATGCCCAAGAACTCGGCGCCAATGCCATTATTGCCATGCGCTATGACACAGGAGAGCTTGGTCAAGTGGGAACTGAAGTGTTATGTTATGGAACGGCTGTTATCATATAG
- a CDS encoding efflux transporter outer membrane subunit: protein MLKILTLISYLLLAACMVGPNYKEPKVKVSDHWLQTRKHSPVTEAPTRNANWWSVFHDPTLTSLIHQGYQNNISLQIAGVRVLQTRAQLAQSVGELYPQEQAMTGNYTYQRIGGGSLQSFLPSSFESASLGFSASWELDFWGKYRRAIRSNDATFLASVAAYDNALVTLTADIASTYINIRTYEELIKVTKANIQLQTMSLQIAKSRFKAGQTSLLDVQQAQTELAQTQANLPTQLSQLQHYKDTLGVLLGIVPTDVDALLKKNRSIPKASRTVEVGIPKETLVQRPDIYQARLEAIAQSEAIGATKANLFPAFSLAGTFSFSSTNIGNSSISDMFNWANRTITAGPSFNWPLLNYGQITNSVRVQDAAFQQALLKYINLILQAQQEIQDNITKYLEAKKTERSLTVANNSAIQSTRLALIRYKEGEADYTTVLDVERQQLQVQTSLTTAKGDVSQALVALYRALGGGWQIRGCNDIVPQQIKKEMATRTNWGNLLQQQNHMPPTTNEQRIKQLYLPSW from the coding sequence ATGTTAAAGATTTTAACACTCATCTCCTATTTACTTCTTGCAGCCTGTATGGTCGGACCTAATTACAAAGAGCCGAAAGTAAAAGTTTCCGATCACTGGTTACAGACTCGTAAACATTCGCCTGTAACAGAAGCCCCTACCAGAAATGCAAACTGGTGGAGTGTATTTCATGACCCTACGCTTACTTCGTTAATTCATCAAGGTTATCAAAATAATATATCTTTACAGATTGCCGGAGTTCGGGTATTGCAAACCAGAGCGCAACTTGCGCAATCCGTTGGGGAGCTCTATCCTCAAGAACAAGCCATGACTGGCAATTATACTTATCAACGCATTGGCGGTGGTTCATTACAATCATTCTTGCCATCGAGCTTTGAATCGGCTTCATTAGGTTTTTCAGCCAGTTGGGAACTTGATTTTTGGGGAAAATATCGCAGAGCCATTCGCTCAAATGATGCTACCTTCTTAGCTTCAGTTGCAGCGTATGATAACGCCCTGGTCACTCTTACCGCAGACATTGCCAGCACCTACATTAATATTCGTACTTACGAAGAATTGATAAAAGTAACAAAAGCAAATATTCAATTGCAAACCATGAGTTTGCAAATTGCCAAGTCCCGCTTTAAGGCCGGGCAAACCAGTTTATTAGACGTTCAGCAAGCACAAACAGAACTTGCGCAAACGCAAGCCAACCTTCCTACACAACTTAGTCAACTACAGCATTATAAAGACACATTAGGTGTCTTACTTGGTATTGTTCCCACTGACGTAGATGCTTTGCTCAAGAAAAATCGAAGCATTCCTAAAGCATCCCGTACCGTAGAAGTTGGCATTCCCAAAGAAACACTAGTACAACGACCAGATATTTATCAAGCCAGATTGGAAGCTATCGCCCAATCCGAAGCCATAGGTGCTACAAAAGCAAACCTTTTCCCGGCATTTTCATTAGCTGGAACCTTTTCTTTTTCTTCAACGAATATTGGGAATTCATCCATCAGCGATATGTTTAACTGGGCAAATCGCACCATCACTGCAGGGCCTTCATTCAACTGGCCTCTCCTTAACTATGGCCAAATTACCAACTCTGTACGGGTACAGGATGCGGCATTCCAGCAGGCTTTATTAAAGTATATCAACCTAATATTACAGGCCCAGCAAGAAATACAGGACAACATTACAAAATACCTCGAAGCCAAAAAGACTGAGCGCTCCCTGACGGTTGCTAACAATTCAGCGATCCAATCCACAAGATTGGCATTAATCCGTTATAAAGAAGGAGAAGCGGACTACACTACCGTACTTGATGTAGAACGGCAACAACTCCAAGTACAAACCTCATTAACGACTGCAAAAGGGGACGTTTCTCAAGCTTTGGTGGCGCTGTATCGCGCATTAGGTGGTGGTTGGCAAATCCGAGGCTGCAATGATATTGTTCCGCAGCAAATTAAAAAGGAAATGGCTACACGTACCAACTGGGGCAATCTGTTGCAACAGCAAAACCATATGCCGCCTACGACCAATGAACAAAGAATAAAACAACTATATTTACCGAGCTGGTGA